One Gossypium arboreum isolate Shixiya-1 chromosome 13, ASM2569848v2, whole genome shotgun sequence genomic window, cttctcaccgtatagataatgcctctaaattttcagtgCAAAAACCACGAcggccagttccaaatcatgtgtcagatagttcacCTTATGTGTCTTAAGTTGGCGAGATGCATACGCTACtaccttaccatcctgcatcaacACGCATCCCAAATCGAcatatgatgcatcactataaactgtGAACTCCTTCCCAGATTCTGGCTGTATCAGAGCAGGAGCCTCAGTCAACACAGTTTTGAGCTTCTTAAAACTCTCTTGCTACACATCAAACCAGACAAACGGTACACTCTTACGTAGTAGCTTAGTCAAGGGTACTGCAATCAAAGAGAAGTCCTCTATAAATAACCGATAATAACCTACCAATCCCAGAAAATTATAGATTTCAAACACGTTCTTTAGCCTTTTCCAATCCAACACCGCCTTAATCTTACAAGGATTAACTCAAATCCTCTCCgtaaataccacatgacccagaaatgttacttcacgtaaccagaacttgcacttgctgaacttagcatagagTTGTTTTTCCTTCAAAATAtgaagaacaatcctaaggtgcttgtcatgctcatcctcagtcttcaaataaaccaatatgtcatcgatgaacaccactACAAACAGATCTAGGTAGGGCtgaaacactcggttcatcagatccatgaaagctaccggtgcattagtcagtccaaatggcatcacgaggaactcgtagtgaccataacaAGTCCTAAACACCGTCTTATACACATCAGCATCCTTAACCCTCAGCTGGTGATACCCAGAACGTAAGTAAATCTTAGAGAATACAAAAGCCCCTCGGAACTGgtcgaacaggtcatcaatccttggaagtggatacttgttcttaatggttAGCTTGTTCCTCTgacgatagtctatacacatccGCATGAGTCCATCCTTCTTCTCTACAAAAAGAATTGGTGTTccctatggagacacactagggcggatgaacccacgatccaataATTCCTGAATCTAAGCCTTAAGCTCCTtaagctcctttggtgccattcaaTAGGGAGCGATGGACACTGGAGTTGTACCAGAAAGGAGTTCTatcccaaactccacttcacgATTCGGAGGTAACCCCGGTAGCTCCTCAAGAAAGACATCTGGAAAATCCCTTACAGTGTGAATACCCTTTACAATAGAGTCCCTAGAAGCAGAAATCCTAACATAGGCTAAGAACGCCACACATCCCTTGAGAACCAATTTCTCAGCAtcagtgcagaaatcacattcgaGAAATAATCCTGATGCTCTCCAATCACAACTGCCTCAATATCCTCATCAGTTCTCAAGATGAATCTTTTTGTCACACAATCCAGACTTACTCGGTACTTCACCAGCAAATCCATCCCCAATATCATGTTCTACTCCCTAAACGGAAGCTCCAACAAGTCAGCCAGAAATACCGTCCCTGAACCTCTAAAGGAACATCCCTATACAATTTGCTAACTTCAGATTCCATGAAATAGAGCAAGCAATATAGGAGTGAGttgatcctatatctatcaatgcAGTGTATGGTACATCAAAAATAAAGAACGTACTCGTAATGATTTCTAGAGCATCTATGTCCTTTTGGCGACGTGCAGCATAAACAAGAGCAGGCCGCCTCACCTTAgtctgtccagcacctctgccaggtgctcTCTATCCAccgcccataccattaccacccttagcctgaccacggcctctcagTGGCTGCTGTGTTACCCTCTATGGCTGCACCTTACCAATACTTTGAGCTTGCAACTAGTCGGCTCTCAACAGACACTCCCTAATACGGTGATCCAATGACCCACATCTCAAGCACGCCTcagtcctcctccaacactcgtcCTAATGGCATCTACCACAGTCGACACATGACTGGTGTCTAGTAGCAATAATAGGGGGCCCAGCTCGAACTGGCCCATCaggtctggcctttttcttaggcctcagtaCAAAACTCAAATGCTCTGAATCTCTCTTGTTTTTACCTCTTTTTCTATCATGGTTTTGGCGCTCAGCGCGCTTAACCTCCTTGGCGATCTTCGCCTTTTCCACCAGTGCAGAAAAATCACACTCTTTCTATAAAGCTATCAGGACTCTCAGGTtttctctgaggccatcctcaaagcgaacacatTGCTCATATTCAGTCGCCACCACACCTCGGGCATAGCGGCTCAGTCGTAAAAATTCAACCTCATACCCAGCCACTGATCGGTCACCCAATGTCAAATTCAAGAACTCCCTCCTACGAGCGTCCACATAACTGGCTCCCATATGTTTCCCCTGAAAAGCGGTCTTAAAGAAATCTCAGGTTAGACGTTTGGGCTGAGAGCCCTCCTtacagtaagccaccactgataagcctcgtcTCATAATAGAAAAACGACACCCTTTAATTTCTGCTCAAGGGTGCAATCTAAGTCATTCATAATTCGCTCCGTAGTCTCTATCCAGTACTCGGCCACGATAGGGGAGActccagtgacacccctaaaaatctcagctctaTTGGACCAGAGTCGTTCCGTAATCGACCCTCGGCCTCCAAATTCAGTATTGGGCACAACGACCCTTTCTATAATCTTGAGCATAGCCTGAAACAGTGCGTCGTCCCTAGCCATGCGATCATGAGACCCATTCTCAGTAGCAGGCGACACTGGTGTCTCACTCGTGTCCAAATTCGGTATATTACCCATGGAAGAGGACTCAACTTGATCCCCGCTAcagcctctacctcggcctctagttCCCCGTCCGCGGATACCTCGTGCGCTTATTGTCTAATCAGATTTATCTGTGTTAAGagttttatgaatcagttacaaTTCAATAATTATTATCAGATATTTTATGTAAATAGTTTCAATAATTCAGAGTGATTTTTGTAAATCGCAGTCTCTATCAATTTTGCTACAGTCTCAGTATACACTACTAAACTATTTTTAGTACAGTATACTCCTATAGTAGTTTCAAAATATCATAGCATTTTTAATTAAAGCATATATCagtttcagaatacttacaggatcggtgCTAGAGACTTAGTGTACCACATACTCGGTAAAAACATTTCAACTCATTTTAAGAATCAATTTTTCAAAAACCAATTAAAAACCCATAATCCACAGCTGAATTTTGCAACCTGGCTCagaaccactaaatataacaccttaAACCTGGactagacattatggctgaatctagcgatgtcacatgatagggtgtttAAGAAAATCGTGTTTGTCGTGGTGAAACCATTTCCGCTTAATTACCTCTCTATCTTGCATTCAAcaatttttacttatttaattgatTACTTCTAAATGTATCTTGGtgcgaaagcttttaaaacaatttAAGTAATTGTGGTTTAGGAGAAATCATTTGTTCGTTTTGAAAGCCAAATTTTCCCTAGTGCTAACAGTTATattccataaaaataaataaaaccaaatttaagCAAACAATCAAAGGAATCCattttacataaaaaataacccagaaaacaattaagaaatagataccaaatctaaaattaaaaatagttcaaaatacgtatggccaccgtcgagtcctccgttGCACCGATCTGACAAGTCTGGGATTACTTGTGCACATtaaacaaaagggtgagtttacgtaaactcagtgtgtaatcccacagaaaaCAAGCAATCAGTGTACAATCATActcagtctgggccttagcccttttcagTATCAGTGGCAAATGCACAAAAAttctaccc contains:
- the LOC108462543 gene encoding uncharacterized protein LOC108462543: MVWAVDREHLAEVLDRLRYRINSLLYCLLYFMESEVSKLYRDVPLEVQGRCDWRASGLFLECDFCTDAEKLVLKGCVAFLAYVRISASRDSIVKGIHTVRDFPDVFLEELPGLPPNREVEFGIELLSGTTPGTPILFVEKKDGLMRMCIDYRQRNKLTIKNKYPLPRIDDLFDQFRGAFVFSKIYLRSGYHQLRVKDADVYKTQESFKKLKTVLTEAPALIQPESGKEFTVYSDASYVDLGCVLMQDGKFDDGSLLAELQVRLNWIELIRVKQLGDESLGLWFSQVESGDTTNLRMNSAGYSMEDFVFLKVSPWKKILRFSRKGKLSPRFIRSYRVLKWVGPIAYQLELPLKLDCIHDVFHVSILRHYHSNPTHIVPIEEIEVRPDLTFEEELVQILDRDVKVLRRKSIPLVNVLWCNHSTEEAM